The DNA region AAACAAACAGCGGACGGCGGCGATCCTCTCCCGGAACGGTATACCCGTCCCTCCACCCCCCGCCGCTGGGGGGCGCAGGGTCGTCAAACCGATCATGGGCTGTGGTTCCCGTGGGGTCAGGCTGACGGAGGGTGAACCCGGCGAGGGCGAGTTTGCCGAGGGTTACGTCGATGGGGAGGCGCTGAGCGTGAGCCTGGTGGGGAGCCGGGTGACCGGCAACGTCTGCGAATTTTATTCGGGCGCCCCGCCGCTCCTGCTCGCGATCAACCGCCAGGAGATCGCTGTCAGCGATGACGGGCTGTTTCACTACATGGGGGGCGAGACCCCTGTCCACCCGGCGCGGGAGGACGAGATCATCGCGGTCGCCGTCAGGACTATGAACGTTCTCGGTTGCCAGGGGTATGCCGGGATCGATCTCATCGCCGGTGACCGGATCTACGTCCTGGACGTCAACCCGAGACCCACTACAAGCCTTGTTGGGATTGCGGCCGTCATGAAGGAGGAGATCGCCGATATCCTCATCAGAGCATCGTATGGCGACGCCCCCGGAGAGGTGCACCTCTCCGGCAGGGTGCGGTTTGACAGGGACGGGGTGATCCACAGGCTATGATCGGGATCGATATAGGGGGGGCAAACCTCAAGATCGTCGATGAAGACGGCGTCCATATCCATTACTGCCCCCTCTGGCAGGGTGCGCCGCTGGCCGAACTTCTCAGAGACTGCAGGCGTCCTGCTGCCGTGGTGATGAGCGGGGAGCTTGCCGACTGCTTCCCAACCAAGATGGAGGGGATCCGCTGGATCGTGGGGACTGTACTGGAGGTCATCCCCGACGCCCTCTTCTACGGCACCGACGCCGCCTTCCACACCCATCCCGTCCCCGAACTCGCGGCGGCCAACTGGCTGGCCTCGGCCGATTACCTCCGGGAGGTCATCCCCGACGCCATCCTCCTGGATGTAGGGAGCACAACCGCCGATATCATACCCCTGAACCTTTTTGACGATCTGAAGGGGCTGACCGATACCCGGCGGCTCCAGAAGCACTACCTCGTCTACACGGGGATGCTCCGGACAAATGTTGCAGCCCTCCTCCGCTCGGTCACGCTCGATGGGACGGTGACCCCCGTGAGCACCGAGTACTTCGCCTCAAGTGCCGATGTCCACCTGGTGCTCGGCCATATCACCGCCCGGGATTACACCGTCCCCGCGCCGGATTCCGGCGAGAAGACCGTCGATGCGGCGCTCCGGAGGCTGGCCAGGGTTGTCTGCGCAGACCTTGACGAGATAGGCAGAGAGGGAGCGCTCGAGATCGCCCGGCAGTTCTGGGAGGTCCAGCGAACGATGATCGCAACCGCTCTGGAGCGCGTTCAATCCCGGAGCGGTGCGGCGGGGGTGATAACAGCCGGGATAGGCGCGGATCTATTTGCCCGTGAACTCGGCGGTGTCACGCTGAAGGCAGAGATCGGGGATGCAGCGGACGCGCTGCCGGCATACGCGGTCAGGGAGGTGGCGCTCCGGTGAACCGGTGGGGGCTGAGCCTGCTCCTGCTTGCGGGATCGCTTGCCATCACGCTCATAGCGCTGGCGTTCGGGATCCCGTTCTTCTTTCTCTTCCTATTCATACCGCTGATACCGTTCTTTGGGCGGCCGGCCGGGGTGAAGCGGTGTCCGGTCTGCGGCTGGGAAACCACAGGCCGCGAGCGCTTCTGCCCCTACGATGGGACCCCCCTTGCGGTTGAGGGTGAGGGTGGCCAGGTTCAGCAGGGAGAGCGGTAACTGCAGACCAAAGACGTCTGTTGCGGGTATGGCACCAAACTCAAACTCGCGGGAGGCGTAGTTCCTGATCGTCCCCCGGTCGACGACCAGCCGCATCTCACGCAGGTATTGCGCCACCCGGTTGAAGGGCATCTGCTGCGCGAGGAGAACGCAGAGGTCGACGATTGGCGAGGCGAGACGGGTATTGGGGTAGAAGGGGGCGTCGGCGCAGCAGAGAGAGCCGCAGTCCTGGCAGCGGAACCTTTTCACCATGACCCTGATGGTGCGCCTCTTCCCGTTCTCGATTACGACGGCAAACCGTTTCGCCCGCATATCGTAGCCTTTCACATCGCCGCCGCAGTGCGGGCAGGAAGCCAGGTCGGTGAAGGCCACACCGTCCATCGAGTCGAGAGCGTTCACCACGAGGTCAACAAGCATCGGTGATACAGGCAGTCTCTTCTTCACGAAAGCAACTCTCCCATACAGGTATGCAGGATCTGGTAGGCGCCCACCACTATTAACACCTTCCAGTGGTTCCGACACCGGTTCCGCTGCGGCGGTGTGGAGACGATGCCCTCTCCCTCTCCCTGGCAGCGGGGCGCCCTGGATCTGCCCGTGGCTGCGGTATAAGCATAAACCCGTTTAAAGAACTGTTTTAAGAAAATACGGTATATACTAAGGCAGATGGCGCGCTTGGTGGATTTTAACCGGTAAAAATACATTGAGAGCAATTACAGCCTGTTTTGATTCACCACCGTGGCACACGATGGAAGAAACCCACACTTATTCATCAAAAATCCGGAAGTTAATCACTATAGTTAAATATACCTAACCCTGTATTTGTACGTATCCGAGGTTTTACCATGGATTTCAAGTATGTACAGACAACATGCCCCTACTGCGGTACTGGCTGCAGTTTCAACCTCGTCGTGAGGGATGGAAAGGTTGTCGGCACACAACCTTACGACCGCTCACCCGTCAACGAGGGAAAGGTATGCCCGAAGGGCACCTACGCTCACGAGTTCGTGAACAGCCCGGACCGCCTCACAAAGCCGCTCATCAAGAAGGACGGCAAGTTTGTCGAGGCGACCTGGGACGAGGCGTATGACCTGATCGCACAGAAGTTCAAGTCGTACAAGCCCGACGAGTTTGCGGCGCTCGCATCAGCGCGTGTCTCGAACGAGGAGAACTACCTGATGATGAAGTTTGCTCGCGGCGTCATGAAATCACGGCACATCGATCACTGCGCCCGGTTGTGCCACTCATCCACCGTCGCGGGCCTTGCGGCGTCGTTTGGCTCAGGTGCCATGACCAACTCCATCCTCGACATCGCCGAGTCAAAGTGTGTCTTTGTCATCGGGTCCAACACATTTGAGCAGCACCCACTCATCGGGCGCAAGATCGTCCAGGCAAAAAAGAACGGCGCAAAGGTCATCTACGCCGACCCGCGCTACACCCCGACCGCCAGGCAGGCAGACCTCTACATGCCCTTTGTCTCGGGAAGCGATGTCGCGATCCTGAACGGGCTGATGCAGGAGATAATCAAGAACGGCTGGGAGGATCGGGAGTTCATCGAGAAGCGGACAAAGGACTTTGAGAAACTCAAGGAGGTCGTCATGAAAGAAACCTACAGCCTTGAGAATGTCTCGAAGATCTCCGGCATCCCGGTTGAGAGTCTCAAGACGGCGGCCGAGTGGCTCGGCACCAACAAGCCCGGCGCGATCCTCTACTCGATGGGCATCACCCAGCACACCGTCGGCGTCGATAACGTCCGGTCGGTTGCAAACATCCAGATGCTGCTTGGCAACCTTGGCAAGCCCGGCGCCGGCGTGAACGCGCTCCGCGGCCAGAACAATGTCCAGGGCGCCTGCGACATGGGGGCGCTGCCAAACGTATTTACAGGCTACCAGAAGGTCATCGATGAAGCCGCCCACAAGAAGTTCGCCGATGCCTGGGGCTTCCCGGACGGGATCTGTGAGCCAAAACTCGGCTACGAGGTCACCACCATGATGAACGTCCTGACCGATAACCCGGGAGAGCTCAAGTGCATGTACATCATGGGCGAGAACCCGATGATCTCCGACCCTGATATCAACCACGTCAGAGAGGCGCTCGAGAGCCTGGATTTCCTGGTTGTGCAGGACATCTTCATGACCGAGACAGGTGAACTCGCGGACGTCATACTCCCGGCCGCCTGCTACGCCGAGCGTGACGGTACGCAGACCAGCACCGAGCGGCGCGTCCAGCGCTGGAGGAAGGCACAGAACCCGCCGGGCGAGGCAAAGCAGGACTGGCAGATCATATGCGAACTCGCTGCCCGGATGGGATACGCGGAGCAGTTCCCGTTCCAGAGCGCCGAGGAGATCTTTGAGGAGATCAGGCGCGTCACGCCCTCCTATGCCGGGATGACCTACGAGCGGCTCGACCGGCCAGAGGCGCTGCACTGGCCCTGCCCCACCGTGGAGCATCCGGGAACCCCGATCCTGCACCGTGAGAAGTTTTCCAGTCCTGATGGGCTTGGAGCCTTTGCCCCCATCGAGTGGAAACCGCCGGCGGAGGTTCCCGACGAGGAGTATCCGTTTGTGTTCACGACAGGGCGTATCCTCTGGCACTGGCACACCGGCACCATGACCCGCCGGTCTGCGACCCTCGATACCGAGGTCCCGACCGGCTGGATAGAGATCAACACAGAGGATGCAAAGGCGCTCGGCATCAAGAACGGGGAGATCGTCCGTGCGGTCACCCGCCGTGGGTCTGTCGAGGTCCCCGCGAAGGTGACAGACGACATCATGAAGGGTGTCATGTTCATGCCGTTCCACTTCCATGAGTGCGCGGCGAACATACTGACGAACAACGCACTCGATCCGGTCGCAAAGATCCCTGAGTTCAAGGCCTGTGCTGTGCGGGTCGAGAAGATCACGGAGGCCTGAAGATGGTAGCAAAAGGCGATATGTTCTACGCGTGGGCGGCCGAGGCCGCCTGCCAGGAGAGGGGCGAGTGCGGTGGCGCGGTCACCGCTCTGTTGACGCACGCGCTCAGATCCGGTATGGTGGATGCCGTCCTCGCCGTGAAGAGGGGGCAGGACATCTACGATGCCGTCCCGACACTGATCACAGACCCTGAGGATATGGCCGAGACGGCAGGTTCGCTCCACTGCGGGACGCTCCTCCTCTCGAAACTTCTCAAGAACTACCTTGACGGCGCCGAGAATATGCGCATCGGGATCACGGTGAAGGGCTGCGACGCGATGGGGCTCTACGAGCTTGCGAAACGCAACCAGGTCAATCTGGACAACGTCCTGATGATCGGTGTCAACTGCGGCGGTTCTGTCAGTCCAGTGACCGCTCGTAAGATGATCCGCGAGAAGTTCGGGGTCGACCCGGACGATGTTGTCAAGGAGGAGATCGACAAGGGTCAGTTCATCATCCAGACGAAAGACGGCCAGCACAAGGGCATCTCGATGGACGAACTCGAGGACGAGGGATACGGCCGCCGCCCCAACTGCCGCCGCTGCAAGATGAAGGTCCCGCGCCAGGCGGACCTTGCCTGCGGCAACTGGGGTGTCATAGGCGATAAGGCCGGAAAGGCGACCTTCGTTGAGGTCTGCTCCGAGAAGGGGGCAAACCTTCTCGATGCGGCTGAAAAGGCCGGAGCGGTTGTAACGGAGCCCGCAAACCCGAAGGGTATCGAGATCCGCGGTAAGGTCGAGAACTCGATGCTGAGACTCGGCGACAAGTGGCGGAAACGCTACTTCGAGGATCTGGGCGAGGGCAAGGAACGCCTCCAGAAGATCAGGGAGGAGACGGGCAGGTGCATCAAGTGCTACGCCTGTATCGAGAACTGCCCGATCTGCTACTGCGTCGAGTGCAGCACGAAGAAGTCCTACCTGGTCGAGCCCGGCAAGGTCCCGCCGCCGTTCATGTTCCACCTGATCCGCTACGCTCACATCGCTGACTCGTGCATCAACTGCGGCCAGTGTGAGGAGCACTGCGCTATGGACATCCCGAACTCGCTCTACATGCATGCTCTGCAGGTTGAGATGGAGAAGATGTTCGGCCACACCCCCGGTGTGAACATGGAACTCCCTGTGCTTGCGCTTGTCGAGGAGAAATCCGAGCGGGATCGGCTTGCCGCAACCGGAAGCGACCAGATCTTCGATATCTTCAAGTAAGGGATCTTCCCTTTTTTTTTAAGGACACAGCGTCCAGCGGTTTTTTTACCAGGAACAGAGGCAGGATGCCCCCCTCACTGCACTGGAGAGCGACCCGGCCACCTGCGCCAAACCACCCCGGCGAGGGGCAGAATGGGATGGATGCAGGTGAGAGGGGGAGGGGTGGCCGTCCAGAAAAATAGGGGATAGACTTTTCAGATGACGGTGTGCGATAGCGCCGGGATGGTGCTCTGGTCGGCAAACCTCTCCTCGTGGCCGTCAGGGAACCTGACCACCGTCAGGTCAGGGGAGAAGTCGGCCCGGATCAGCGGCGCAAACCAGTAGCCCTCCAGGATCTTCTGCGCACCGGTGAGATCGATCTCGGGTGTGGAGTAGATCACCGCCCCTTCGTCGGAGTTGACTTTTGCAAACTTTTGAGCCGAGAAAACGGCGCGATCGCTCTCGGCTGCAGTCACGGTTACAGGCACGCCTGTCGCACCCTCGAGCGCGGACTTCAACTCCTGATCCGGTTCGGCGATCCTGAAAAAGACGCCGATCCGCTCGAGCCATGAGAGGGCGTACTCGAACGTGATATCCGCGCTCCCATCCTCGTTCAGGCTTATCTCAAGAGTCTCCGCACTGAAGGCCCCCGCCGGGGCTGCGATAAGCATCATGACCAGAAGGCAGGCGGCCAGAATTGCGGGTTTCATTCTTTACACCTCATATACCTTTTTCAACGCGAACTGCCCCGACCCCTGATGTTAGGGGCATCCTGCATCAGCGGTCTTAAAGGGCTGTTTCGTGACCAACTGGAGTATACGATACCCATGACTATATATCTATCGCAATGGAGGGGTTTTGGATATGAGGTCATCGATCCAATGCCCTCCCTGGTTTGATGGGCTCATTTTCTCATTAGAACAAAATATAAACCGATTATGTGAACTACCCCGCTCCTCTCGACCGGGGACTTCCCGCTCCGCCCCCTTCACCCCCCGCAAGTTAAACAGAGTGGAGAGAACGTTCCGCCGGA from Methanoculleus receptaculi includes:
- a CDS encoding ATP-grasp domain-containing protein produces the protein MKVFLAEYTVCNDPCLAPEGAAMLDTLAGSFERCGHEVLTPEKPDLEAEIRRLAPQSDVGLVIAPDHLIFRYTHLLEQFTHNIGCGSMNAAVCANKQRTAAILSRNGIPVPPPPAAGGRRVVKPIMGCGSRGVRLTEGEPGEGEFAEGYVDGEALSVSLVGSRVTGNVCEFYSGAPPLLLAINRQEIAVSDDGLFHYMGGETPVHPAREDEIIAVAVRTMNVLGCQGYAGIDLIAGDRIYVLDVNPRPTTSLVGIAAVMKEEIADILIRASYGDAPGEVHLSGRVRFDRDGVIHRL
- a CDS encoding hydantoinase/oxoprolinase family protein, translating into MIGIDIGGANLKIVDEDGVHIHYCPLWQGAPLAELLRDCRRPAAVVMSGELADCFPTKMEGIRWIVGTVLEVIPDALFYGTDAAFHTHPVPELAAANWLASADYLREVIPDAILLDVGSTTADIIPLNLFDDLKGLTDTRRLQKHYLVYTGMLRTNVAALLRSVTLDGTVTPVSTEYFASSADVHLVLGHITARDYTVPAPDSGEKTVDAALRRLARVVCADLDEIGREGALEIARQFWEVQRTMIATALERVQSRSGAAGVITAGIGADLFARELGGVTLKAEIGDAADALPAYAVREVALR
- the fdhF gene encoding formate dehydrogenase subunit alpha, translated to MDFKYVQTTCPYCGTGCSFNLVVRDGKVVGTQPYDRSPVNEGKVCPKGTYAHEFVNSPDRLTKPLIKKDGKFVEATWDEAYDLIAQKFKSYKPDEFAALASARVSNEENYLMMKFARGVMKSRHIDHCARLCHSSTVAGLAASFGSGAMTNSILDIAESKCVFVIGSNTFEQHPLIGRKIVQAKKNGAKVIYADPRYTPTARQADLYMPFVSGSDVAILNGLMQEIIKNGWEDREFIEKRTKDFEKLKEVVMKETYSLENVSKISGIPVESLKTAAEWLGTNKPGAILYSMGITQHTVGVDNVRSVANIQMLLGNLGKPGAGVNALRGQNNVQGACDMGALPNVFTGYQKVIDEAAHKKFADAWGFPDGICEPKLGYEVTTMMNVLTDNPGELKCMYIMGENPMISDPDINHVREALESLDFLVVQDIFMTETGELADVILPAACYAERDGTQTSTERRVQRWRKAQNPPGEAKQDWQIICELAARMGYAEQFPFQSAEEIFEEIRRVTPSYAGMTYERLDRPEALHWPCPTVEHPGTPILHREKFSSPDGLGAFAPIEWKPPAEVPDEEYPFVFTTGRILWHWHTGTMTRRSATLDTEVPTGWIEINTEDAKALGIKNGEIVRAVTRRGSVEVPAKVTDDIMKGVMFMPFHFHECAANILTNNALDPVAKIPEFKACAVRVEKITEA
- a CDS encoding Coenzyme F420 hydrogenase/dehydrogenase, beta subunit C-terminal domain — encoded protein: MVAKGDMFYAWAAEAACQERGECGGAVTALLTHALRSGMVDAVLAVKRGQDIYDAVPTLITDPEDMAETAGSLHCGTLLLSKLLKNYLDGAENMRIGITVKGCDAMGLYELAKRNQVNLDNVLMIGVNCGGSVSPVTARKMIREKFGVDPDDVVKEEIDKGQFIIQTKDGQHKGISMDELEDEGYGRRPNCRRCKMKVPRQADLACGNWGVIGDKAGKATFVEVCSEKGANLLDAAEKAGAVVTEPANPKGIEIRGKVENSMLRLGDKWRKRYFEDLGEGKERLQKIREETGRCIKCYACIENCPICYCVECSTKKSYLVEPGKVPPPFMFHLIRYAHIADSCINCGQCEEHCAMDIPNSLYMHALQVEMEKMFGHTPGVNMELPVLALVEEKSERDRLAATGSDQIFDIFK